A DNA window from Maribellus comscasis contains the following coding sequences:
- the xerA gene encoding site-specific tyrosine recombinase/integron integrase yields MTSRLNITLRKGFHREQNIMRIEFDYHVHIIDVLRKKTTATWSKTMGCWYMTEKDFDLNFFLKLFQDSASIFFSEQECPEDKIKQKRLQLPGHYPYRNRIQLPRGYMELLKQKRYSESTIKTYSAYFKDYIHYFASRDLTDIKTEEINDYILLLIRQKNMSGSEQNQRINSIKFYYEKVLGREKQLIKIERPRKEKNLPDTLSKTEIQNILRSISNVKHRCLLELIYSAGLRRNEVLNLKINDVDSKRMLIKIRGGKGKKDRYSLLSANVLIHLREYFMAYKPSKWLFEGQNGQQYSSTSITRVFKKSAGKAGIKKRVHLHMLRHSFATHLLEQGTNLRVIQSLLGHENIQTTEIYTHVSNLEIGKVINPIDEIISSK; encoded by the coding sequence TTGACCTCTCGACTCAACATAACGCTCAGAAAAGGATTTCACAGGGAACAGAATATAATGCGGATTGAGTTTGATTACCATGTCCATATTATAGATGTATTGCGCAAAAAGACAACAGCCACGTGGAGCAAAACAATGGGCTGTTGGTATATGACCGAAAAAGATTTTGACCTTAACTTTTTTTTGAAGTTATTTCAGGATTCAGCATCTATTTTCTTTTCAGAACAGGAGTGTCCGGAAGACAAAATTAAACAGAAACGATTGCAGTTGCCCGGCCATTATCCCTACAGAAATCGGATACAACTTCCCAGGGGATATATGGAGCTTTTGAAACAAAAAAGATACAGCGAAAGTACCATCAAAACTTACAGCGCCTACTTTAAAGATTATATACATTATTTTGCAAGCCGCGATCTGACGGACATAAAAACAGAAGAAATAAATGACTATATCTTATTACTTATCCGGCAAAAAAATATGTCAGGAAGCGAACAAAACCAGCGGATAAACTCCATAAAATTTTATTATGAAAAAGTTTTGGGCAGGGAAAAACAGTTAATAAAGATTGAGCGGCCCCGTAAAGAAAAGAATTTACCCGACACACTCAGTAAAACAGAAATTCAGAATATCTTAAGAAGCATTTCAAATGTAAAACACAGATGTTTACTGGAGCTGATTTACTCAGCAGGTTTAAGAAGAAACGAGGTTTTAAACCTAAAAATTAACGATGTTGATTCAAAAAGAATGCTTATTAAAATAAGAGGCGGTAAAGGTAAAAAGGACAGGTATTCTTTGTTATCTGCAAATGTATTGATTCATCTTCGGGAATATTTTATGGCATATAAACCCAGTAAATGGTTATTTGAAGGACAAAATGGCCAACAATATTCAAGTACGAGTATTACAAGAGTTTTTAAAAAGTCGGCAGGAAAGGCAGGAATAAAAAAGCGGGTGCATTTGCATATGTTACGTCACTCATTTGCCACGCATTTACTGGAACAAGGAACTAATTTAAGGGTAATTCAAAGTTTATTGGGGCATGAAAATATTCAGACGACAGAAATTTATACGCATGTTTCAAACCTGGAAATCGGGAAAGTTATTAATCCTATTGATGAAATAATAAGCAGTAAATGA